A stretch of the Streptomyces sp. NBC_00078 genome encodes the following:
- a CDS encoding metal-sensitive transcriptional regulator translates to MTTTEAGATAPSDDSTHSTHSTQSATHGYHKQKDEHLKRLRRIEGQIRGLQRMVDEDVYCIDILTQVSASTKALQSFALQLLEEHLRHCVADAAVKGGDEVEAKVEEATKAIGRLLRT, encoded by the coding sequence ATGACGACCACCGAGGCCGGCGCGACGGCGCCCTCCGACGACAGCACGCACAGTACGCACAGTACGCAGAGCGCGACGCACGGGTATCACAAGCAGAAGGACGAGCACCTCAAGCGCCTGCGCCGCATCGAGGGGCAGATCCGCGGTCTGCAGCGGATGGTCGACGAGGACGTCTACTGCATCGACATACTCACCCAGGTGTCGGCCTCCACCAAGGCCCTGCAGTCCTTCGCGCTGCAGCTGCTGGAGGAACACCTGCGCCACTGCGTCGCCGATGCCGCGGTCAAGGGCGGCGACGAGGTCGAGGCGAAGGTCGAGGAGGCGACGAAGGCGATCGGGCGGCTGCTGCGCACCTGA